One genomic segment of Mesoaciditoga lauensis cd-1655R = DSM 25116 includes these proteins:
- a CDS encoding DUF6115 domain-containing protein, whose amino-acid sequence MTLLWLSAGIAIGALLMVAIWAIASKKNKREIHTFDEGNISELIGKIQHVTSVNVDTLEKKIKELKVALRQANATYIKLNEAISDAKNVSVSVEKSSKRIKQKNQPISTPNFEKKMKDDSKENLINDEFSKPKEDRQKELTNSLEKMKKESERINTSVRLLSRDEKILDLKSRGWSVEKIAESLNMGVGEVSLIIEMNSRISK is encoded by the coding sequence ATGACTTTATTATGGCTCAGTGCCGGAATTGCCATCGGAGCTTTGTTAATGGTGGCAATTTGGGCGATCGCTTCGAAAAAAAATAAAAGAGAGATCCACACCTTTGACGAGGGAAATATTTCCGAATTGATCGGGAAGATTCAACACGTCACAAGTGTCAACGTGGATACTCTGGAAAAGAAGATAAAAGAATTAAAAGTTGCGCTAAGGCAAGCAAATGCCACTTACATAAAGCTGAATGAAGCTATTTCAGATGCTAAAAATGTTTCTGTATCGGTAGAAAAATCCTCGAAAAGAATTAAACAAAAGAATCAACCAATTTCCACCCCTAACTTTGAAAAAAAGATGAAAGACGATTCGAAGGAAAATCTCATAAATGACGAATTTTCAAAGCCAAAAGAAGATCGGCAAAAAGAATTGACAAACAGTCTTGAAAAAATGAAGAAAGAATCAGAGCGCATAAATACTTCTGTGAGACTTCTCAGCCGTGATGAAAAGATATTGGATTTGAAAAGCAGAGGATGGAGTGTTGAAAAAATCGCTGAGAGCTTGAATATGGGCGTGGGAGAAGTAAGTCTTATAATAGAAATGAATTCTCGTATTTCAAAATAA
- a CDS encoding alpha/beta fold hydrolase has protein sequence MKKSILLLSFVLVLLSLTVMAGTYPNTYYANAKTFIGYLSSENFSAAQEMFNQQMKKDLPLQKLEALWNTVKAQAGEFSGIEKMGIAKSGEYIVVVVNVKFQHAYLDFKLVFDSSLKIAGLWITQAKTPKYELPSYVDLSAFTVKKIEIGQKWKLPAELTIPRGKGPFPAVVLIPGSGPSDMNETIGVNEPFKDIAYGLSTMGIAVLRYDKRAHVYAKEIKDINVQNIYLQDASYAIEYMLKEPNVSKVFVLGHSLGAYLLPEIAKENPQVAGLIMLAPPARDLAHVMVDQLEYILKLSPNSADEIEKILDKLKLIEEHKLDANEFVMGAPASYYYELEKYDPISILKTLSKPVLICQGGKDYQVTAKDYNMFKNAFQSNSLFTFKWYPNLSHIFTPVSGVPSPANYQTASNVSQEVIEELADWIQRHL, from the coding sequence ATGAAAAAAAGTATTTTACTTCTGAGTTTTGTTTTGGTATTGCTTTCACTCACAGTGATGGCGGGAACTTATCCAAATACCTACTATGCCAACGCAAAGACATTCATTGGTTACCTCTCTTCTGAAAACTTCTCAGCGGCCCAAGAAATGTTCAACCAGCAAATGAAAAAAGATTTACCACTCCAAAAACTTGAAGCTTTATGGAACACAGTAAAAGCACAAGCTGGTGAATTTTCTGGCATAGAAAAAATGGGAATTGCGAAGAGTGGAGAATACATTGTTGTGGTGGTGAATGTAAAATTCCAACACGCGTACCTGGATTTCAAATTGGTATTTGATTCCTCTCTCAAAATCGCTGGACTTTGGATAACACAAGCTAAAACTCCAAAATATGAACTTCCATCGTATGTTGATCTTTCGGCTTTTACGGTGAAAAAGATCGAAATAGGCCAAAAATGGAAATTACCGGCAGAACTCACCATTCCAAGAGGAAAAGGGCCGTTTCCTGCCGTTGTGCTAATTCCCGGTTCAGGTCCGTCTGATATGAACGAGACTATTGGAGTGAATGAACCTTTTAAAGATATCGCATATGGGCTTTCAACCATGGGAATTGCCGTGTTGAGATACGACAAACGTGCTCATGTTTACGCCAAGGAGATAAAAGATATAAACGTTCAAAACATTTACCTTCAAGATGCATCTTACGCTATAGAGTACATGCTAAAAGAACCTAATGTAAGTAAAGTATTTGTACTTGGTCATAGTTTGGGAGCTTATCTTTTGCCGGAAATAGCAAAGGAGAATCCACAAGTTGCAGGTTTAATTATGCTTGCTCCTCCTGCGAGAGACCTGGCGCATGTGATGGTAGATCAGCTCGAATATATCCTAAAACTTTCACCAAATAGTGCCGATGAAATCGAGAAAATTCTTGATAAGCTCAAACTCATTGAAGAGCACAAGCTCGATGCAAATGAATTCGTCATGGGAGCACCGGCAAGCTATTATTATGAATTGGAAAAGTACGATCCCATAAGCATTTTAAAGACCCTCTCCAAACCTGTCCTCATATGCCAGGGTGGAAAGGATTACCAGGTAACGGCCAAAGACTATAACATGTTCAAGAACGCATTTCAATCCAATTCACTATTTACGTTTAAATGGTATCCAAATTTGAGCCATATATTCACCCCTGTATCCGGTGTGCCATCACCTGCGAACTATCAGACGGCATCAAATGTCTCACAAGAGGTTATTGAAGAGTTGGCAGATTGGATTCAAAGGCATTTGTGA
- a CDS encoding ABC transporter ATP-binding protein — protein MSIVKVDSLSKVYRNGVKALKDVSFEVKEKTIFAVLGPNGAGKTTLLKCILGMLKPTSGSVNVFGTIPFPNGVKNASFVPEEKSLYDWIKIPKMVDIFASFAPHFSMERFKDLSRRLSLSFEGKIGELSQGNRTKLYVSLAFAQDVDLYVLDEPTWGLDPIVRHEVLNVVKESVLDGKTILYSSHILSEVEEVCDELVILKEGNILYNGTLDDLKEKKKTTLSNAFLEMIKGDSI, from the coding sequence ATGTCCATAGTGAAAGTTGACTCACTCTCAAAAGTTTATCGTAATGGCGTTAAAGCGCTTAAAGATGTTAGCTTCGAGGTGAAAGAGAAGACAATATTTGCGGTGTTAGGGCCTAACGGGGCTGGAAAAACAACGTTGCTCAAATGCATACTTGGAATGCTCAAACCGACAAGCGGGAGTGTAAACGTGTTCGGTACCATACCTTTTCCAAATGGCGTAAAAAACGCTTCTTTTGTTCCAGAAGAAAAAAGCCTATACGATTGGATTAAAATTCCCAAAATGGTCGATATCTTTGCCTCATTTGCACCTCATTTTTCAATGGAAAGATTTAAAGATTTGTCAAGAAGACTTTCTTTATCTTTTGAAGGAAAAATTGGAGAACTATCCCAAGGAAACAGGACAAAATTATACGTTTCCCTGGCTTTCGCTCAGGATGTGGATTTGTACGTTTTGGATGAACCAACCTGGGGATTGGATCCGATAGTGCGCCATGAAGTCCTTAACGTTGTTAAGGAAAGTGTGCTCGATGGAAAAACGATCTTGTATTCATCTCATATTCTTTCTGAAGTGGAAGAAGTTTGCGATGAGTTGGTAATTCTTAAAGAAGGAAATATACTCTACAACGGTACTTTAGATGATCTAAAAGAAAAGAAGAAAACCACTCTCTCAAACGCTTTTCTAGAAATGATAAAGGGTGATTCAATATGA
- a CDS encoding Nif3-like dinuclear metal center hexameric protein, translating to MLVKEVLQELEKRFPPFLQEDYDNSGVQIEGPNVEVECVLASLDPTPQAARLAASQGCQLVLTHHPLFFFGIKKITPADATGEIIYTSLVNSMTLYSLHTNYDSAPGGLNDALCKRLNMKNVVPLVKNEKIEGSGIGRVGEIEGMEIRDFANFVKGALNVSHIRLAAKGPHMVKKVALCSGSGADFIDEAVKNEADVYITGDVGYHQIIHAVNSGISLVIVEHDETEKFFEDEMESLLKSWGIKTIKYHEKFYHDM from the coding sequence ATGCTGGTAAAAGAAGTTTTGCAAGAACTTGAAAAAAGGTTCCCGCCTTTTCTCCAAGAAGATTACGACAATTCGGGAGTACAAATAGAAGGCCCAAACGTTGAAGTTGAATGTGTGCTGGCAAGTCTTGATCCAACGCCACAAGCTGCGCGTTTGGCGGCATCGCAGGGCTGTCAATTGGTTTTAACCCATCATCCATTGTTCTTCTTTGGCATAAAGAAAATAACGCCAGCCGATGCAACTGGTGAAATCATATACACTTCCCTTGTGAATTCCATGACTCTCTATTCGCTTCACACGAATTACGATTCCGCACCGGGAGGGCTGAACGATGCGCTCTGCAAAAGGCTAAACATGAAAAACGTCGTTCCGCTTGTTAAAAACGAGAAGATTGAAGGTTCTGGTATCGGAAGAGTTGGAGAAATAGAAGGAATGGAAATAAGAGATTTCGCCAACTTCGTGAAAGGGGCTTTGAACGTTTCACATATAAGACTCGCTGCCAAAGGACCACATATGGTGAAAAAGGTGGCACTTTGTTCCGGATCGGGTGCCGATTTCATAGACGAAGCCGTTAAAAACGAAGCAGACGTTTACATAACCGGCGATGTTGGATATCACCAAATCATTCACGCTGTGAATTCCGGTATTTCTCTCGTGATAGTAGAACACGATGAAACCGAGAAGTTCTTTGAAGATGAAATGGAATCACTTTTAAAATCTTGGGGAATCAAAACGATAAAGTATCATGAAAAGTTCTATCATGATATGTAG
- a CDS encoding aminopeptidase, with translation MTKKEFEALKKKLSYSNESAWKVLEEKKVDKFSKEYMEFMKVGKTERTLVEESVKILEKKGYVPIEKADPNGEVKAYKVYRSKTIAIYRIPKDIKDGFNVIASHIDSPRIDFKPHPIYEDTDVALAKTHYYGGIKKYQWFNIPLAIVGVVLKENGESVKVNVGNEPGDPVFVISDLLPHLDRDPNKKCRDISGELLNLIVGSKPLTFEKMDSAVKVNVLKILNEKYGIVEEDLMSAELELVPAFEPRELGFDRSMIAAYGHDDKICAYASLRALLDSRKVARPAVVVFFDKEEIGSDGSTGAKNQFWLPPLKKLLALKGKDVNVFLDELIENTAVLSSDVSAAVNPTFKEAHEMNNAAILGHGVVVTKYTGAYGKAGASDADAEFVWKIRKLLNDNKVPWQTGELGKVDVGGGGTVAKFFAEHGMHVIDMGPALLGMHSPYEVASKADLYSSYLAYKAFISKFKM, from the coding sequence ATGACAAAAAAGGAATTTGAGGCTTTGAAGAAAAAACTCTCCTATTCAAACGAGAGTGCATGGAAAGTTTTGGAAGAGAAAAAGGTTGATAAGTTTTCAAAAGAGTATATGGAATTCATGAAAGTAGGAAAAACAGAAAGAACGCTGGTAGAGGAAAGCGTAAAAATTTTGGAAAAAAAGGGCTATGTTCCAATAGAAAAAGCCGATCCCAATGGAGAAGTAAAAGCCTACAAGGTTTACAGATCAAAGACCATAGCCATTTACAGAATCCCAAAAGATATCAAAGATGGATTTAACGTGATAGCGTCTCATATAGATTCTCCAAGAATAGACTTCAAACCACATCCCATTTACGAAGACACGGATGTTGCCCTTGCTAAGACGCATTACTACGGAGGAATAAAAAAATACCAATGGTTTAACATTCCTCTGGCGATCGTGGGCGTTGTTTTGAAAGAAAACGGCGAAAGCGTGAAGGTTAACGTGGGAAATGAGCCAGGTGATCCCGTATTCGTCATAAGCGATCTTCTTCCTCATCTCGACAGAGATCCCAATAAGAAATGCAGAGACATAAGTGGTGAATTGCTCAACCTTATAGTAGGTTCCAAACCTTTAACATTTGAAAAAATGGATTCTGCTGTAAAGGTGAACGTGTTGAAAATACTTAACGAAAAGTACGGAATAGTGGAAGAAGATTTGATGAGCGCCGAACTTGAATTGGTGCCGGCATTTGAACCAAGGGAGCTTGGATTTGATAGAAGCATGATAGCAGCTTACGGACATGACGACAAGATCTGTGCATACGCAAGTTTAAGGGCTTTGCTTGATTCAAGAAAAGTGGCGAGGCCAGCGGTAGTTGTCTTCTTCGATAAAGAAGAAATAGGGAGCGATGGAAGTACAGGTGCAAAAAATCAATTCTGGCTTCCACCTTTGAAAAAACTCTTGGCGCTGAAGGGAAAAGATGTTAACGTTTTCCTGGATGAACTCATAGAAAACACGGCGGTTTTGTCTTCAGACGTTTCAGCGGCCGTTAATCCAACCTTTAAAGAAGCCCACGAAATGAACAACGCTGCCATATTAGGACATGGAGTTGTGGTAACGAAATACACCGGAGCGTATGGAAAAGCCGGTGCTAGTGATGCCGATGCGGAATTCGTTTGGAAGATAAGAAAACTTCTCAATGATAACAAAGTTCCATGGCAAACCGGTGAACTTGGAAAAGTTGACGTTGGAGGAGGCGGCACGGTTGCCAAGTTCTTCGCGGAACACGGAATGCATGTTATAGATATGGGACCAGCTTTGTTGGGAATGCATTCACCTTATGAAGTGGCATCCAAAGCCGATCTTTACAGTTCTTATCTTGCTTACAAGGCTTTCATCTCAAAATTTAAAATGTAA
- a CDS encoding YbjQ family protein, with the protein MIITTTENVPGYEVKEYVGLVRGNAVLSRNVGVDIAAGLKTLVGGEIKGYRELLTKARELAIERMIDEAEKLNADAVVMVRLATSQIMSGAAEIVAYGTAVKISKI; encoded by the coding sequence ATGATAATCACAACGACTGAAAACGTTCCGGGATATGAGGTGAAAGAGTACGTTGGTTTGGTCAGGGGAAATGCCGTGCTTTCGAGAAATGTTGGTGTAGACATAGCAGCTGGCCTTAAGACGCTTGTGGGAGGTGAGATAAAAGGTTACAGAGAATTGTTAACCAAAGCCAGAGAATTGGCAATAGAGCGAATGATAGATGAAGCGGAAAAATTAAATGCGGATGCTGTGGTAATGGTAAGGCTTGCAACAAGCCAAATAATGTCCGGTGCTGCTGAAATAGTTGCTTACGGAACGGCTGTTAAGATATCAAAAATTTAA
- a CDS encoding GntR family transcriptional regulator has translation MIAIKINYHSDVPVYKQIITEFADAIISGRLKEGEDLPSIRKLALKIKVNPNTIAKAYLLLQTKGYIYSISGVGYKVAKPPMEAMEERLKELENDLRDTLMKMKKFPINGETLRKRVSLLVEEVIKNVHSES, from the coding sequence ATGATAGCAATAAAGATAAATTATCATTCCGACGTTCCCGTTTACAAGCAGATAATTACTGAATTTGCAGATGCCATAATTTCGGGAAGATTAAAAGAGGGAGAAGATCTTCCTTCCATAAGGAAATTGGCCCTAAAGATAAAAGTAAATCCCAACACGATAGCAAAAGCGTACTTGCTCCTGCAAACAAAAGGGTATATATACTCCATCTCTGGTGTGGGATACAAAGTGGCCAAACCTCCTATGGAAGCGATGGAAGAACGCTTAAAAGAACTTGAAAACGATTTAAGGGACACGTTAATGAAGATGAAAAAATTTCCCATCAACGGAGAGACATTACGAAAAAGGGTTTCTCTCCTCGTGGAAGAGGTGATCAAGAATGTCCATAGTGAAAGTTGA
- a CDS encoding DUF4897 domain-containing protein, which produces MSRYNKFLWIVVAVLVGVMVFQFFFMRKKPSYHQTYYKSEYIFSDNSTAVSIHSVAKFAFNKADDMKKAVGEFQKMSRSDKLKAYQDMFTNLSKNTKVKVNVIDYQSTMTTFGATGLKIEETGVISGIMKKDGKNTKIGMGEVEMKLDENSEVMFIFPKDVKIISVVPTPTTVEGNELIWKGPMDLKFPEVEYTKR; this is translated from the coding sequence ATGTCCCGGTACAACAAATTTTTGTGGATAGTAGTCGCAGTTTTGGTTGGAGTTATGGTCTTTCAGTTTTTCTTCATGAGGAAAAAACCATCTTACCACCAAACGTATTACAAGTCCGAATACATTTTCAGTGATAATTCTACAGCCGTGTCTATTCATAGTGTGGCAAAATTTGCTTTCAACAAAGCCGACGATATGAAAAAAGCCGTTGGAGAATTTCAAAAGATGTCTCGCTCGGATAAGTTGAAGGCTTATCAAGACATGTTTACCAACCTTTCAAAGAATACGAAGGTAAAGGTGAACGTTATCGATTATCAGTCAACGATGACCACATTTGGAGCAACAGGATTAAAAATAGAGGAAACAGGTGTTATTTCCGGAATAATGAAGAAAGATGGAAAGAATACAAAGATAGGCATGGGAGAAGTGGAGATGAAACTGGATGAAAATTCAGAAGTTATGTTCATCTTCCCGAAGGACGTTAAGATCATTTCCGTTGTTCCAACTCCTACAACGGTAGAAGGAAATGAGCTTATATGGAAAGGTCCAATGGATCTGAAATTCCCGGAGGTTGAGTACACAAAGAGATGA
- the arcC gene encoding carbamate kinase encodes MKNVVIAIGGNAIQGPKEMASAEVMRKNLQVTASYLVDALDGMNVVITHGNGPQVGNLLVQQELAKDKLPPLPLDLNDAYTQGMLGYLIVQAFENQLAKKGMKRKCAALVTQVVVDPEDPAFKNPTKPVGPFYSQEEAEKLAREKGWKIKEDAGRGYRRVVPSPQPLDVVEKDLVKELMEEGVITVTVGGGGIPVMQKDDGVIEGVEAVIDKDRASSLLARMLDVDMFVILTGVEKVYVNFGKPDQKALDKLTVSQASKLMEEGHFPAGSMGPKIESAIAFVKATNRQCVITSLEKVSEALKGKSGTFIVPD; translated from the coding sequence ATGAAAAACGTCGTGATAGCGATAGGTGGAAACGCAATTCAAGGTCCAAAAGAAATGGCAAGCGCCGAGGTAATGAGAAAGAATTTGCAGGTGACGGCTTCCTATCTTGTAGACGCTTTAGATGGAATGAACGTTGTTATCACCCATGGAAATGGTCCACAGGTTGGAAATTTGTTAGTTCAACAAGAACTTGCAAAAGACAAACTTCCACCTCTTCCGTTGGATCTAAACGATGCCTACACTCAGGGAATGCTGGGATATCTGATAGTCCAGGCTTTTGAAAATCAGCTGGCAAAAAAAGGAATGAAGAGAAAATGTGCAGCATTGGTCACTCAAGTTGTCGTTGATCCAGAAGATCCTGCTTTCAAAAACCCAACCAAACCCGTAGGGCCTTTTTATTCCCAGGAAGAGGCAGAAAAATTGGCACGTGAAAAAGGTTGGAAGATAAAAGAAGATGCTGGCAGAGGATATAGAAGAGTTGTGCCTTCTCCCCAACCTTTGGACGTAGTTGAAAAAGATCTTGTCAAAGAACTGATGGAAGAAGGAGTTATAACTGTCACCGTTGGTGGAGGCGGGATTCCCGTCATGCAAAAGGATGATGGAGTGATCGAAGGTGTGGAAGCAGTCATAGATAAAGATAGAGCATCTTCCCTGTTAGCAAGAATGTTGGATGTCGATATGTTTGTAATACTCACCGGTGTGGAAAAAGTTTACGTGAATTTCGGCAAGCCAGATCAGAAAGCTTTGGATAAATTAACGGTTTCCCAAGCTTCCAAATTGATGGAAGAGGGGCATTTTCCAGCTGGTTCTATGGGACCGAAAATAGAATCTGCCATAGCGTTTGTAAAAGCCACGAATCGTCAATGCGTCATAACATCTTTGGAGAAAGTGAGCGAAGCCTTAAAAGGAAAAAGTGGCACTTTTATAGTTCCAGATTAA
- a CDS encoding helix-turn-helix domain-containing protein yields the protein MKILVPFGIGSKFKKFNPVLYKKIENVVYSNFWDVIVVKEGKDFTKAKNFSNFGTLFINVGPDRIEDAFNLQIDEAVKALYLIEKVVKERQQTNKIKRAKELMMEPILLDPLMAQAYHEFSQNALSRLSIVISEDGLLEEWILWTLLENHETIDFSVASKEEMMLRIFGSKNHPPLLSREGVLVLMNCDKCSEHVSFKIARAATLGFFSPYLSDSKEKCLSRVIFHFENERKVPPYLRQLAGTAISKIPPLRNIGDSLPTILRFFVAFLGQEMTNVNTEISDDIENRVKVSKWSGNWKEFLNFCKSFAVGKEKIQPNTNSLKSLPKLKDYVKDVSAEAEKELIKKAIELYGLNRGKLSRLLGINPKTLTKKLKLYGLDDRK from the coding sequence TTGAAAATATTGGTTCCTTTTGGAATTGGCTCTAAATTCAAGAAATTCAATCCAGTGCTTTACAAAAAGATAGAGAACGTTGTCTATTCCAATTTTTGGGATGTCATAGTTGTGAAAGAAGGTAAAGATTTCACAAAGGCGAAGAACTTCTCAAATTTTGGCACACTGTTCATAAATGTTGGCCCTGATCGCATTGAAGATGCTTTCAACCTTCAAATTGATGAGGCCGTAAAAGCGCTCTATTTGATAGAAAAAGTCGTCAAGGAGAGACAACAAACAAATAAAATAAAGAGGGCGAAGGAACTCATGATGGAGCCAATATTGTTGGATCCATTGATGGCGCAAGCATACCATGAGTTTTCTCAGAATGCCCTTTCCAGACTTTCAATAGTCATATCTGAAGACGGACTTTTGGAAGAATGGATATTATGGACTCTCCTTGAAAATCATGAAACAATAGATTTTTCCGTGGCTTCAAAGGAAGAAATGATGTTAAGAATATTTGGGAGCAAAAATCATCCGCCCCTTCTCTCAAGAGAAGGCGTGTTGGTGTTGATGAACTGTGATAAATGTTCTGAACACGTTTCCTTTAAAATAGCACGTGCGGCTACGTTGGGTTTCTTTTCCCCTTACCTGAGTGATTCGAAAGAAAAATGCCTTTCGCGGGTTATCTTTCATTTTGAAAACGAAAGGAAAGTTCCTCCATATCTCAGGCAGCTGGCAGGAACCGCCATTTCTAAAATTCCTCCGTTGAGAAATATTGGTGATTCTTTGCCAACAATTCTAAGATTTTTTGTGGCATTTCTTGGTCAGGAAATGACGAATGTGAATACGGAAATCTCGGATGATATTGAAAACAGAGTGAAAGTATCCAAATGGAGTGGAAACTGGAAAGAATTCCTGAACTTTTGTAAATCTTTCGCGGTGGGAAAAGAAAAAATACAGCCAAACACCAACTCTCTTAAATCCTTACCGAAATTGAAAGATTACGTGAAAGACGTGAGCGCAGAAGCCGAAAAGGAACTCATAAAAAAAGCCATTGAATTGTATGGACTTAACAGGGGAAAACTGAGCAGGCTCCTTGGCATCAACCCTAAGACTCTGACAAAGAAATTGAAGTTATATGGATTGGATGATAGAAAGTGA
- a CDS encoding tetratricopeptide repeat protein, with the protein MKKTVLVYLPLDPNKAKLSNLPVKLPILAEDFEKVVKENKLSNEVILRGLEAQVKTGKDLDYYLSYYLYLLYDRARDAINSRNFQLAREYVEKAAQYKKDYRYPFHLGIIEREEGNLDSSELLLREAISLNDDFIPARLELARTLLQKNETDEAIETCKDIIQIDPNFPLSYIVMGDAYLKLGDAKSSLTLYQQALKIDKELPAVHWRIGVAANLLQKFSLAEREFKNSISKGEGGWQAKYNLSYALYRLGKVFEALKVLKSLWEEGIENSEVLTELVIIQKLLGLYEEALDFVEKGMEMGIEEKGFLLAAVDVYAFNHLLDEAMEICNHRDEGEFKARLPLLDFEMKCKDKTSPDLLEFLNDFDFQDEKLKKRLEQMKEGSLPKEELFSEEVLHVFSSIVEKYGKCPYLSEKILTQTALALTSSVEVLGLFLLLYRIYLAKNVLQEDIPSALESASVFVVDVSWEIGKEVSKAVEDDHYDLEEEAPRPIKSPSEAAVFFVMVLHLLDGHPDPKNFLLSINTSKTKMNIMETLI; encoded by the coding sequence GTGAAGAAAACGGTTTTGGTGTATCTTCCACTTGATCCAAACAAAGCAAAATTGTCAAACTTACCTGTTAAGCTTCCTATTTTGGCGGAAGATTTTGAAAAGGTAGTGAAAGAAAACAAACTCTCAAATGAAGTTATTTTAAGAGGGCTGGAAGCCCAAGTGAAAACGGGAAAAGATTTGGACTATTATCTTTCCTATTATTTGTATTTGCTCTACGATCGTGCAAGGGATGCGATAAATTCCAGAAATTTCCAGCTTGCACGGGAATATGTTGAAAAGGCTGCGCAGTATAAGAAGGATTACAGGTATCCATTTCATCTTGGAATAATAGAAAGAGAAGAAGGAAATCTTGACAGTTCAGAACTGCTTCTTAGAGAAGCCATAAGTTTAAACGATGATTTTATACCAGCACGTTTAGAATTGGCAAGAACATTGCTTCAAAAAAATGAGACGGATGAAGCCATAGAAACTTGCAAAGATATCATTCAAATAGATCCTAACTTCCCTTTGAGTTACATAGTAATGGGAGATGCTTATCTTAAATTAGGTGATGCGAAGTCTTCGTTAACACTTTATCAGCAAGCTTTAAAAATCGACAAAGAACTTCCTGCCGTTCATTGGAGAATCGGAGTGGCTGCCAATTTACTGCAAAAATTTTCCCTTGCAGAGCGTGAATTTAAAAATTCTATTTCAAAGGGAGAAGGTGGATGGCAAGCTAAATACAATCTCTCTTATGCCCTTTACAGACTTGGTAAAGTCTTTGAAGCGTTGAAAGTGCTGAAAAGTTTGTGGGAAGAGGGAATTGAAAATTCAGAAGTTTTAACGGAACTTGTGATAATTCAAAAGCTCTTAGGGCTTTACGAAGAGGCATTAGATTTCGTTGAAAAAGGAATGGAAATGGGCATAGAAGAAAAAGGTTTTCTTTTGGCCGCTGTCGATGTGTACGCTTTTAACCATCTTTTAGATGAAGCAATGGAGATTTGCAACCATCGTGATGAAGGTGAATTCAAAGCAAGACTTCCTCTTCTTGATTTTGAAATGAAATGCAAGGATAAAACATCTCCGGACCTTTTGGAATTTCTTAACGATTTTGATTTTCAAGATGAGAAGTTAAAGAAAAGGCTTGAACAGATGAAGGAAGGCTCTCTTCCAAAAGAAGAACTGTTCTCTGAAGAAGTACTTCATGTTTTTTCATCCATAGTGGAAAAGTATGGAAAATGTCCATATCTTTCCGAGAAGATCCTCACACAGACCGCACTTGCCCTTACAAGTTCTGTAGAAGTGCTGGGACTTTTTCTTTTGTTGTATAGAATATACCTTGCAAAAAACGTACTTCAAGAAGACATTCCTTCCGCTTTGGAAAGCGCAAGCGTTTTCGTGGTAGATGTATCATGGGAAATTGGTAAAGAAGTTTCAAAAGCTGTAGAAGACGATCACTACGATCTCGAAGAAGAAGCACCCAGACCAATAAAAAGCCCATCCGAGGCGGCCGTCTTCTTTGTTATGGTTCTTCACCTCTTGGATGGGCATCCGGATCCAAAGAATTTTCTTCTCTCAATAAATACTTCCAAAACAAAAATGAATATTATGGAAACGCTTATTTAG
- a CDS encoding ABC transporter permease subunit, with product MNFYKEWRMLKWKFITILLIMTASAMVVVLTRNIAISALNSPQVQEYLKNSSKAMSQLLSEISTNFTYYSFTQWFGKSYIQLVAIFAAIMSFSSFSKEFSKKTIYLLAGRMNRWEIYISKTLTGYMAFAIIVVSGGVAYYITALLMGYHLQLQMILSWTFTTTIGGLLLYQIGMYISILFKDQIKSLLLDIAVYVGLYITSMLKPTRFLNLFGYMAQNDLLRGKGINIFSTLTVCIICLLIFVGGYFQFKFKDL from the coding sequence ATGAACTTTTACAAAGAATGGAGAATGTTAAAATGGAAATTCATCACCATATTGCTTATCATGACAGCTTCTGCAATGGTAGTTGTACTCACCAGAAATATAGCGATAAGCGCTTTGAACTCTCCCCAAGTCCAAGAGTATTTGAAAAATTCGTCGAAGGCGATGTCACAGCTTCTGAGTGAGATTTCCACAAATTTCACTTATTACTCCTTCACTCAATGGTTTGGGAAAAGTTACATTCAGTTAGTGGCAATATTTGCAGCCATCATGAGTTTTTCTTCGTTCAGTAAGGAATTTTCGAAAAAGACCATTTATCTTTTAGCTGGCAGGATGAACCGATGGGAAATCTACATTTCGAAAACGCTAACCGGCTATATGGCATTTGCCATTATCGTTGTCTCCGGAGGGGTAGCGTATTACATCACCGCGCTGTTAATGGGATATCATCTTCAACTTCAAATGATCCTTTCGTGGACATTTACCACGACCATTGGAGGCCTGTTGCTTTACCAAATAGGGATGTATATCTCCATCCTTTTTAAAGACCAGATAAAGTCCCTTCTCTTGGACATAGCCGTTTATGTTGGTTTGTACATTACAAGCATGCTTAAGCCTACAAGATTTCTAAATCTATTCGGATATATGGCTCAAAATGATCTGCTTCGTGGAAAAGGCATAAACATCTTTTCAACCTTAACAGTGTGCATCATTTGCCTTTTAATTTTCGTTGGAGGCTACTTCCAATTTAAATTTAAAGATCTTTGA